ACAGCGGGGAGATGGACCGGGTCGGCTTCCTCGCCGTCACCGCAGGGAAAGGCATCCGCAAGCTTGCTGAGGCGGCGAAGGAAAGCGGGGATTACCTCGACAGCTACCTCGTACAGGCGGTGGCCCTTGAACTTGCGGAAGGTTTCGCCGAGCGGGTTCATCAGCAGATGCGGGATAAATGGGGATTCTCCGATCCTGTGGATCTCACCATGCAGGACCGCTTTTCCGCAAGGTATCAGGGAGTCAGGGTGTCCTACGGCTACCCGGCCTGTCCGAATCTTGAAGATCAGAAGAAGCTGTTCGGGCTGTTAAAGCCGGAGAAGATCGGCATTGAATTGACGGATGAATACATGATGGAGCCGGAAGCAAGTGTGACGGCGATGGTCTTCTCACACCCGGAAGGGCGTTATTTCAACGTCTGACGGGGGTGTGTAAACATGTGAAAAAGAGCGGACGAATGATTGAAAAAGATCATTTGGTCCGCTCGTTTTTTCGTGCTAAAATGATGAAGTGTGAATGTAAGCATGTAAAGGAGTGTTTGTGAAGATGAGCGAAGAAAAAGTATTGATTTTCGGTCACCGGAATCCGGATACCGACACGATCTGTTCGGCTCTGGTGTATGCGGATTTGAAAACGAAGCTTGGTGAGAACGTGGAAGCCGTCCGCCTCGGTGAAGTGGGTGCGGAGACGCAGTGTGCCCTCGATACATTCGGTGTCACGGCGCCAAGGATGATGGAGCACGTCAGTGACGAAGCTTCAAAGGTGATTCTTGTGGATCATAATGAGCGTCAGCAGAGTGCGGAAGATATCGATCAGGTACAGGTCACGGAAGTCATCGACCATCACCGGATTGCGAACTTTGAGACGGACAGCCCGCTGTATTACCGGGCGGAGCCGGTTGGATGCACGGCGACGATCCTGAACAAGATGTACAAAGAACATGGTGTCGAGGTGTCCAAAGAGATGGCGGGCCTGATGGTCTCCGCGATCATCTCAGACTCCCTTCTCTTTAAATCACCGACATGCACGGATGAAGACTTGGCAGCGGCGAAAGAGCTTGCACCAGTCGCCGGTATCGATCTTGACGAATACGGTCTTGAGATGCTGAAGGCCGGAGCGAACATGGCGGAGAAAACGCCGGAGCAGCTAATTACGCTTGACTCGAAGGAGTTCGCCATGGGGGATGTGAAAGCGGTCATCGGTCAGGTGAACGTCGTGGATGCAGGAGATGTCCTCGATCGCCAGG
This genomic window from [Bacillus] selenitireducens MLS10 contains:
- a CDS encoding manganese-dependent inorganic pyrophosphatase — its product is MSEEKVLIFGHRNPDTDTICSALVYADLKTKLGENVEAVRLGEVGAETQCALDTFGVTAPRMMEHVSDEASKVILVDHNERQQSAEDIDQVQVTEVIDHHRIANFETDSPLYYRAEPVGCTATILNKMYKEHGVEVSKEMAGLMVSAIISDSLLFKSPTCTDEDLAAAKELAPVAGIDLDEYGLEMLKAGANMAEKTPEQLITLDSKEFAMGDVKAVIGQVNVVDAGDVLDRQAAVEEAMQKEVESRGLGLYMLAVTDILNSNSIALAVGDKKEAIEQAFDVRFENGQATLEGVVSRKKQIVPPLQKLLG